One genomic window of Cupriavidus malaysiensis includes the following:
- a CDS encoding UvrD-helicase domain-containing protein, which yields MPDLLANLNAEQLAAVTLPDEPALILAGAGSGKTRVLTTRIAWLIQNGHVSPAGILAVTFTNKAAKEMQTRLSAMLPVNTRAMWIGTFHGLCNRMLRAHFRDAGLPQTFAILDSQDQLSALKRLLKAHNVDDEKYPAKNLQYFINNAKEQGLRPADVEANDDFNKRFVDLYAAYDEQCQREGVVDFAELLLRCYELLRYNDAIRQHYQHRFRHILVDEFQDTNVLQYQWLKLLAGFGTQHPAAVFAVGDDDQSIYAFRGANVGNMRDFEHEFRVRRLIKLEQNYRSHGHILDSANHLISHNARRLGKNLRTDAGHGEPVRVFQADSDGREAAWLLDEIRDQVAQGASRSEIAILYRSNAQSRVIEHALFSAGIPYRVYGGLRFFERAEIKHALAYLQLLENPRNDAAFGRVVNFPTRGIGARSLETLQDAARQYNCSLFEAVAYVPGKAGSTLGAFVRLIEQMRADTRRMTLPETVEHVTNTSGLVTHYQGEKEGQDRIENLQELVTAAQAFVVEEGYGLDALAAVLPAEPAGTRALAAGDQVQQVLDPEALPVVMTPLVAFLTHASLEAGDNQAQAGQDAVQMMTVHAAKGLEFDVVFITGLEEGLFPHENSMMDPDGLEEERRLMYVAITRARKRLYLSFAQSRVLHGQMRYHVRSRFFEELPDAALKWLTPPAAGPGSQPRRQNEGGWGRDWFKKPEDVPFTGSKPTGGMDRGNNYANAQREAGSGFRIGQGVFHNKFGEGVITALEGSGADARANINFKRHGAKWLALAVAKLDPID from the coding sequence ATGCCAGACCTGCTCGCCAATCTCAACGCCGAACAACTCGCCGCCGTCACCCTGCCCGACGAACCGGCCCTGATCCTGGCGGGCGCGGGCAGCGGCAAGACGCGCGTGCTGACCACCCGCATCGCCTGGCTGATCCAGAACGGCCACGTCTCGCCGGCCGGCATCCTGGCGGTGACCTTCACCAACAAGGCCGCCAAGGAAATGCAGACGCGCCTGTCGGCCATGCTGCCCGTCAACACGCGCGCGATGTGGATCGGCACCTTCCACGGCCTGTGCAACCGCATGCTGCGCGCGCACTTCCGCGACGCCGGGCTGCCGCAGACCTTCGCCATCCTGGACAGCCAGGACCAGCTCTCCGCCCTCAAGCGGCTGCTCAAGGCGCACAACGTCGACGACGAGAAGTACCCGGCCAAGAACCTGCAGTACTTCATCAACAATGCCAAGGAGCAGGGGCTGCGCCCGGCCGACGTCGAGGCCAACGACGACTTCAACAAACGCTTCGTCGACCTCTACGCCGCCTACGACGAGCAGTGCCAGCGCGAGGGCGTGGTCGACTTCGCCGAACTGCTGCTGCGCTGCTACGAACTGCTGCGCTACAACGACGCCATCCGCCAGCACTACCAGCACCGCTTCCGCCATATCCTGGTCGACGAGTTCCAGGACACCAACGTGCTGCAGTACCAGTGGCTCAAGCTGCTGGCGGGCTTCGGCACGCAGCATCCGGCGGCGGTGTTCGCGGTGGGCGACGACGACCAGAGCATCTATGCCTTCCGCGGCGCCAACGTCGGCAATATGCGCGACTTCGAACACGAGTTCCGCGTGCGCCGGCTGATCAAGCTGGAACAGAACTACCGCTCGCACGGGCACATCCTGGACTCGGCCAACCACCTGATCTCGCACAATGCGCGCCGCCTCGGCAAGAACCTGCGTACCGACGCCGGCCACGGCGAGCCGGTGCGCGTGTTCCAGGCCGACTCCGACGGGCGCGAAGCGGCCTGGCTGCTCGACGAGATCCGCGACCAGGTGGCACAGGGCGCCAGCCGCTCCGAGATCGCCATCCTCTACCGCAGCAACGCGCAGTCGCGCGTGATCGAGCATGCGCTGTTCTCGGCCGGCATCCCCTACCGGGTCTACGGCGGCCTGCGCTTCTTCGAGCGCGCGGAAATCAAGCACGCGCTGGCCTACCTGCAGCTGCTGGAGAACCCGCGCAACGACGCTGCCTTCGGCCGCGTGGTCAACTTCCCCACGCGCGGCATCGGTGCGCGCTCGCTGGAAACGCTGCAGGACGCCGCGCGCCAGTACAACTGCTCGCTGTTCGAGGCGGTCGCCTACGTGCCGGGCAAGGCCGGCAGCACGCTCGGCGCCTTCGTGCGGCTGATCGAGCAGATGCGCGCCGACACGCGCCGCATGACGCTGCCCGAGACGGTCGAGCACGTCACCAACACGAGCGGCCTGGTCACCCACTACCAGGGTGAGAAGGAAGGCCAGGACCGCATCGAGAACTTGCAGGAACTGGTGACGGCGGCGCAGGCCTTCGTGGTCGAGGAAGGCTACGGCCTGGATGCGCTCGCCGCCGTGCTGCCCGCCGAACCGGCAGGCACGCGGGCCCTCGCCGCGGGCGACCAGGTCCAGCAGGTGCTGGACCCGGAAGCGCTGCCGGTGGTGATGACGCCGCTGGTCGCCTTCCTCACGCACGCCTCGCTGGAGGCGGGCGACAACCAGGCCCAGGCAGGCCAGGACGCGGTGCAGATGATGACCGTGCATGCCGCCAAGGGCCTGGAGTTCGACGTGGTCTTCATCACCGGGCTGGAAGAAGGCCTGTTCCCGCACGAGAACAGCATGATGGACCCGGACGGCCTGGAGGAAGAGCGCCGCCTGATGTATGTGGCCATCACGCGCGCGCGCAAGCGCCTCTACCTGTCCTTCGCGCAGAGCCGCGTGCTGCACGGCCAGATGCGCTACCACGTGCGCTCGCGCTTCTTCGAAGAACTGCCCGACGCGGCACTCAAATGGCTGACTCCGCCCGCCGCCGGCCCCGGCAGCCAGCCGCGCCGGCAGAACGAAGGCGGCTGGGGGCGCGACTGGTTCAAGAAGCCGGAGGACGTGCCCTTCACTGGCAGCAAACCCACTGGCGGCATGGACCGCGGCAACAACTACGCGAACGCGCAGCGCGAGGCCGGCAGTGGCTTCCGCATCGGGCAGGGGGTGTTCCACAACAAGTTCGGCGAGGGTGTGATCACGGCGCTGGAAGGCAGTGGCGCGGATGCGCGCGCCAATATCAACTTCAAGCGGCATGGTGCCAAGTGGCTGGCGTTGGCTGTGGCTAAGCTGGATCCTATTGATTGA
- the alaS gene encoding alanine--tRNA ligase: protein MKVSDIRSKFLQYFESKGHTVVRSSSLVPANDPTLLFTNSGMVQFKDVFLGTDKRPYTRATSAQRSVRAGGKHNDLENVGYTARHHTFFEMLGNFSFGDYFKREAIQYAWELLTQVYKLPADKLWVTVYEEDDEAYDIWAKEVGVPVERIVRIGDNKGARYASDNFWQMADTGPCGPCSEIFYDHGPDVWGGPPGSPDADGDRYIEIWNLVFMQFNRDEQGNMPRLPKPCVDTGMGLERIAAVLQHVHSNYEIDLFQALIQAAGRETHTADLAQNSLKVIADHIRACSFLIVDGVIPGNEGRGYVLRRIIRRAIRHGYKLGRKTPFFHKLVPDLVAQMGEAYPELAEAQARVIEVLKAEEERFFETIENGMSILDAAVAELKSQGGKVLDGELAFKLHDTFGFPLDLTQDVCREQELSVDEAAFDAAMSRQREQARAAGKFKMAAGLEYNGDKTAFHGYDKLVVDGARVTALYVDGAAVDAMQPGQSGVVVLDNTPFYAESGGQAGDQGVLQAGAAQFAVADTTKIQAEVFGHQGTLSGAPLKVGDTVRAEVDALRRARTMRNHSATHLMHKALREVLGAHVQQKGSLVDADKTRFDFSHNAPLSDDEIRRVEEIVNAEILKNEDTRAEVMAFDDAVKSGAMALFGEKYADDVRVLSIGSSKELCGGTHVHRSGDIGLFKIVVEGGVAAGIRRVEAITGDNALHYLQALDAKLNEAAAALKAQPSELVPRIGQVQEQVRALEKELERLKSKLAASQGDELAAQAVDIKGLKVLAAQLDGADVKTLRETMDKLKDKLGSAAIVLAAVADGKVSLIAGVTADATAKVKAGELVNFVAQQVGGKGGGRPDMAQAGGTEPAKLPQALAGVSEWVAGKV from the coding sequence ATGAAAGTCTCCGACATCCGCAGCAAGTTCCTGCAGTACTTCGAGTCGAAGGGCCATACCGTGGTCCGCTCGTCCAGCCTGGTGCCGGCGAACGACCCGACGCTGCTGTTCACCAACTCCGGCATGGTGCAGTTCAAGGACGTCTTCCTCGGCACCGACAAGCGCCCCTACACCCGCGCCACCTCGGCGCAGCGCTCGGTGCGCGCCGGCGGCAAGCACAACGACCTGGAGAACGTGGGCTACACCGCGCGGCACCACACCTTCTTCGAGATGCTGGGCAACTTCTCCTTCGGCGACTATTTCAAGCGCGAAGCGATCCAGTACGCCTGGGAACTGCTGACCCAGGTCTACAAGCTGCCGGCCGACAAGCTGTGGGTCACGGTGTACGAGGAAGACGACGAGGCCTATGACATCTGGGCCAAGGAAGTCGGCGTGCCGGTCGAGCGCATCGTGCGCATCGGTGACAACAAGGGCGCGCGCTACGCCTCGGACAACTTCTGGCAGATGGCCGACACCGGTCCCTGCGGCCCGTGCTCGGAAATCTTCTACGACCACGGCCCGGACGTGTGGGGCGGCCCGCCGGGATCGCCGGACGCCGACGGCGACCGCTACATCGAGATCTGGAACCTGGTGTTCATGCAGTTCAACCGCGACGAGCAGGGCAATATGCCGCGCCTGCCCAAGCCGTGCGTGGACACCGGCATGGGCCTGGAGCGCATCGCCGCGGTGCTGCAGCACGTGCACAGCAACTACGAGATCGACCTGTTCCAGGCACTGATCCAGGCGGCCGGCCGCGAGACGCATACCGCCGACCTGGCGCAGAACTCGCTGAAGGTCATCGCCGACCACATCCGCGCCTGCTCCTTCCTGATCGTCGACGGCGTGATCCCCGGCAACGAAGGCCGCGGCTACGTGCTGCGCCGGATCATCCGCCGCGCCATCCGCCACGGCTACAAGCTGGGCCGGAAGACCCCGTTCTTCCACAAGCTGGTGCCGGACCTGGTGGCGCAGATGGGCGAAGCCTATCCCGAACTTGCCGAGGCGCAGGCACGCGTGATCGAGGTGCTGAAGGCCGAGGAAGAACGCTTCTTCGAGACCATCGAGAACGGCATGTCCATCCTCGACGCGGCCGTGGCCGAACTGAAGTCCCAGGGCGGCAAGGTGCTCGATGGCGAGCTGGCCTTCAAGCTGCACGACACCTTCGGCTTCCCGCTCGACCTGACCCAGGACGTCTGCCGCGAGCAGGAGCTCAGCGTGGACGAGGCCGCCTTCGATGCCGCCATGAGCCGCCAGCGCGAACAGGCGCGCGCGGCCGGCAAGTTCAAGATGGCCGCCGGCCTGGAGTACAACGGCGACAAGACCGCCTTCCACGGCTATGACAAGCTGGTGGTCGACGGTGCCCGCGTGACCGCGCTGTATGTCGACGGCGCCGCCGTCGATGCCATGCAGCCGGGCCAGAGCGGCGTGGTCGTGCTCGACAACACCCCCTTCTACGCCGAATCCGGCGGCCAGGCCGGCGACCAGGGCGTGCTGCAGGCCGGTGCCGCGCAGTTCGCCGTGGCCGATACCACCAAGATCCAGGCCGAAGTGTTCGGCCACCAGGGCACGCTGTCCGGCGCCCCGCTCAAGGTGGGCGACACCGTGCGCGCCGAGGTCGACGCGCTGCGCCGCGCGCGCACCATGCGCAACCACTCGGCCACCCACCTGATGCACAAGGCCCTGCGCGAGGTGCTGGGCGCCCACGTGCAGCAGAAGGGCTCGCTGGTCGACGCCGACAAGACCCGCTTCGACTTCTCGCACAACGCGCCCCTGAGCGACGACGAGATCCGCCGCGTCGAGGAGATCGTCAACGCGGAGATCCTGAAGAACGAAGACACGCGCGCCGAGGTCATGGCCTTCGACGACGCCGTCAAGAGCGGCGCCATGGCGTTGTTCGGCGAGAAGTACGCCGACGACGTGCGCGTGCTGTCGATCGGCAGCTCGAAGGAACTGTGCGGCGGCACCCACGTGCACCGCAGCGGCGACATCGGCCTGTTCAAGATCGTGGTGGAAGGCGGCGTGGCCGCCGGCATCCGCCGGGTCGAGGCAATCACCGGCGACAACGCGCTGCATTACCTGCAGGCGCTCGATGCCAAGCTCAACGAGGCCGCCGCCGCGCTGAAGGCACAGCCGTCCGAACTGGTGCCGCGCATCGGCCAGGTGCAGGAGCAGGTGCGCGCGCTGGAGAAGGAACTGGAGCGCCTGAAGAGCAAGCTGGCCGCCTCGCAGGGCGACGAACTGGCCGCGCAGGCCGTCGACATCAAGGGCCTGAAGGTGCTGGCCGCCCAGCTCGACGGTGCCGACGTCAAGACGCTGCGCGAGACCATGGACAAGCTCAAGGACAAGCTGGGCAGCGCGGCCATCGTGCTGGCCGCGGTAGCCGACGGCAAGGTCAGCCTGATCGCCGGCGTGACCGCCGATGCGACCGCCAAGGTGAAGGCGGGTGAGCTGGTCAACTTTGTCGCCCAGCAGGTCGGCGGCAAGGGCGGCGGCCGCCCGGACATGGCACAGGCCGGTGGCACCGAGCCGGCCAAGCTGCCGCAGGCGCTGGCGGGTGTCAGCGAATGGGTGGCAGGCAAGGTCTGA
- a CDS encoding CaiB/BaiF CoA transferase family protein: protein MGALSHLRVLDLTRVLAGPWCAQNLADFGADVIKIERPGAGDDTRTWGPPWLQTPAGDDTAEAAYYLAANRNKRSVTCDISTPEGQALVRALAAQSDVVLENYKVGQLKKYGLDYDSLKAVKPDIIYCSVTGFGQTGPYAARPGYDFIVQGMGGFMSLTGERDDLPGGGPQKAGVAISDLMTGQYATIAVLAALAHRERTGEGQYIDMALLDVQVAMLANMNTNYLASGVAPKRWGNAHPNIVPYQTFQAADGWIIVAVGNDGQFRKFVNAGGRPELADDARFATNPQRVAQRDTLVPILAEMVRPRTRAQWIADLEAAGVPCGPINTLDDVFDDEQVKARGLRVDLPHPSAGTVKLVGSPIKMSATPPEAVRHPPLLGEHTDDVLADVLGYAPEQIAALRDKGVV from the coding sequence ATGGGAGCCTTAAGCCATCTCCGCGTTCTCGACCTGACCCGCGTGCTCGCCGGGCCATGGTGCGCCCAGAACCTCGCCGACTTCGGCGCCGATGTGATCAAGATCGAGCGCCCCGGCGCCGGCGACGACACCCGCACCTGGGGCCCGCCCTGGCTGCAGACTCCGGCCGGCGACGACACCGCCGAGGCCGCCTACTATCTCGCCGCCAACCGCAACAAGCGCTCGGTCACCTGCGACATCAGCACGCCCGAGGGCCAGGCCCTGGTGCGCGCGCTGGCCGCGCAGAGCGATGTGGTGCTGGAGAACTACAAGGTCGGCCAGCTCAAGAAATACGGGCTCGACTACGACTCGCTCAAGGCCGTCAAGCCGGACATCATCTACTGCTCGGTGACCGGCTTCGGCCAGACCGGCCCCTATGCCGCCCGCCCGGGCTACGACTTCATCGTCCAGGGCATGGGCGGCTTCATGAGCCTGACCGGCGAGCGCGACGACCTGCCCGGCGGCGGCCCGCAGAAGGCCGGCGTGGCCATCTCCGACCTGATGACCGGCCAGTACGCCACCATCGCCGTGCTGGCCGCGCTGGCACACCGCGAGCGCACCGGCGAGGGCCAGTACATCGACATGGCCCTGCTCGACGTGCAGGTGGCCATGCTGGCCAATATGAACACCAATTACCTGGCCAGCGGCGTGGCGCCCAAGCGCTGGGGCAATGCCCATCCGAACATCGTGCCCTACCAGACCTTCCAGGCGGCCGACGGCTGGATCATCGTGGCGGTGGGCAACGACGGCCAGTTCCGCAAGTTCGTCAATGCCGGCGGCCGCCCCGAACTGGCCGACGACGCGCGCTTCGCCACCAACCCCCAGCGCGTCGCGCAGCGCGATACGCTGGTGCCGATCCTGGCCGAGATGGTGCGCCCGCGCACGCGCGCGCAGTGGATCGCCGACCTGGAGGCGGCCGGCGTGCCGTGCGGCCCGATCAATACGCTCGACGACGTCTTCGACGACGAGCAGGTCAAGGCGCGCGGCCTGCGCGTGGACCTGCCCCACCCGAGCGCGGGCACGGTCAAGCTGGTCGGCAGCCCGATCAAGATGAGCGCCACCCCGCCCGAGGCGGTACGCCACCCGCCGCTGCTGGGCGAGCACACCGATGACGTGCTGGCGGACGTGCTTGGCTATGCGCCGGAGCAGATTGCCGCGCTGCGCGACAAAGGCGTGGTATAA
- a CDS encoding DUF2214 family protein codes for MLTDALLAFLHFTAIFALITFLAAEAVVLRPGLTPAALKRLSVYDLLYFLCAMLVLASGLLRLFFGAKGAGFYLPNPWFHAKMTVFVVIALCSLPPTRAFSRWRKRARSEPGFVPAEAELKRARRWVMIEAHLLILLPLCAVMMARGIGLK; via the coding sequence ATGCTGACCGATGCCCTGCTGGCCTTTCTGCATTTCACCGCCATCTTCGCGCTGATCACCTTCCTGGCCGCCGAGGCGGTGGTGCTGAGGCCCGGGCTGACGCCGGCCGCGCTCAAGCGGCTGTCCGTCTACGACCTGCTCTATTTCCTGTGCGCCATGCTGGTGCTGGCAAGCGGCCTGCTGCGCCTGTTCTTCGGCGCCAAGGGCGCCGGCTTCTACCTGCCCAACCCCTGGTTCCACGCCAAGATGACGGTGTTCGTGGTGATCGCGCTGTGCTCGCTGCCGCCGACCCGCGCCTTCTCGCGCTGGCGCAAGCGGGCGCGCAGCGAGCCCGGCTTCGTGCCGGCCGAGGCCGAGCTGAAACGCGCACGCCGCTGGGTCATGATCGAGGCCCACCTGCTGATCCTGCTGCCGCTGTGCGCCGTGATGATGGCGCGCGGTATCGGCCTCAAATAG
- a CDS encoding tripartite tricarboxylate transporter substrate binding protein: MLKKVFAAALVAAALPLSWTAPAAAAPAWPARPIKFVVPYPAGGPLDTVARAIGDKLKDSLGQPVIVENRPGAGGNLGADYVAKQAPDGYTIVMGAVATHAINPTLFSKLPYDPVKDFAPITLVADVPNVLLMHPGKAAELHINNVRDLVEYARKHPGKLDYASGGNGSAGHLSGELFKSMAHVSMVHIPYNGAAPAQLSVLSGQTDVIFDNLASASANIKAGKLKAFAVTTAARAAAFPELPTIAEAGKGLGLEGFDISTWFGVLAPARTPREIVERLNHDIVAILKTDDMKAMLARIGAQPAPTTPEQFGALIQRELKKYGQVVKVSGAKVD; the protein is encoded by the coding sequence ATGCTGAAAAAAGTGTTCGCCGCCGCGCTGGTGGCCGCCGCCCTGCCGCTGTCCTGGACCGCGCCCGCCGCCGCCGCGCCGGCCTGGCCGGCCCGCCCGATCAAGTTCGTCGTGCCCTACCCGGCCGGCGGCCCGCTCGACACCGTGGCGCGCGCCATCGGCGACAAGCTCAAGGACAGCCTGGGCCAGCCCGTGATCGTGGAGAACCGGCCGGGCGCCGGCGGCAACCTGGGGGCCGACTACGTCGCCAAGCAGGCCCCGGACGGCTACACCATCGTCATGGGCGCTGTCGCCACCCATGCCATCAACCCGACCCTGTTCTCCAAGCTGCCCTACGACCCGGTCAAGGACTTCGCGCCCATCACCCTGGTGGCCGACGTGCCGAACGTGCTGCTGATGCATCCCGGCAAGGCGGCCGAGCTGCATATCAACAATGTGCGCGACCTGGTGGAATACGCGCGCAAGCACCCGGGCAAGCTCGACTACGCCTCGGGCGGCAACGGCAGCGCCGGCCACCTGTCGGGCGAGCTGTTCAAGAGCATGGCCCATGTCAGCATGGTCCATATCCCGTACAACGGTGCCGCGCCGGCCCAGTTGTCGGTGCTGTCGGGCCAGACCGACGTGATCTTCGATAACCTCGCCTCGGCCTCGGCCAATATCAAGGCGGGCAAGCTCAAGGCCTTCGCGGTCACCACGGCCGCGCGCGCCGCCGCTTTCCCCGAGCTGCCCACCATCGCCGAGGCCGGCAAGGGCCTGGGGCTCGAAGGCTTCGACATCTCCACCTGGTTCGGCGTGCTGGCGCCGGCGCGCACGCCGCGCGAGATCGTCGAGCGGCTCAACCATGACATCGTAGCCATCCTCAAGACCGACGACATGAAAGCCATGCTGGCGCGCATCGGCGCCCAGCCGGCGCCGACCACGCCCGAGCAGTTCGGCGCGCTGATCCAGCGCGAACTGAAGAAGTACGGCCAGGTGGTCAAGGTGTCCGGCGCCAAGGTCGACTGA
- a CDS encoding potassium/proton antiporter has protein sequence MDSIEHIILIGAIVMSLGIVVGAFSARWGVPFLLVFLAVGMLAGVDGPGGIRFADTWLSFLVGNLALAVILLDGGLRTRYTTFRVALRPSLSLATVGVLITTGVVGLFAAWLLGIDWKLGLLLGAIVGSTDAAAVFSLLNSSGVRLKERVASVLEIESGINDPMAIFLTLTLMEWIASPAGLSAGGLAWRLLVQFGVGGALGLGLGYCLANVLERVQVAEGLQAILLCAGGAMVFAIVQSAGGSGFLAVYLAGMLVGNRERAVSADTMRAMDGMAWLAQSAMFLLLGLLVAPHRIWDVALPAVAVAAFLMLVARPLAVFAALLPFRFSAREKGFVAWMGLRGAVPIVLALFPMLHGLPDAGLLFRIAFAVVLASLLFQGTTVALAARLARVLRQPYPEPLARARLHGTRAPALDLMQFKVGAEAPVENVRADQLELPPRCRLLTVVRDAALAAPEQTLLRAGDLVSVLAPAASVPMLSMLFQAPGPAPAWAHASHDFLLSGDAFLRDVAALYGSRALTPAEAPLTLGAAMLRAFASPPVEGDAVEIAGLRLTAVRMEGPRILQVGLLLPRKPGARPPRGGGGEPAAA, from the coding sequence TTGGACAGCATCGAGCACATCATCCTGATCGGCGCCATCGTGATGTCGCTGGGCATCGTGGTGGGCGCCTTCTCGGCACGCTGGGGCGTGCCCTTCCTGCTGGTATTCCTGGCCGTCGGCATGCTGGCCGGGGTGGATGGCCCGGGCGGCATCCGCTTCGCCGATACCTGGCTCAGCTTCCTGGTCGGCAATCTCGCCCTGGCGGTGATCCTGCTCGACGGCGGCCTGCGTACGCGCTACACCACCTTCCGCGTGGCATTGCGGCCCTCGTTGTCACTGGCCACCGTGGGTGTGCTGATCACCACCGGAGTGGTGGGGCTGTTCGCCGCCTGGCTGCTCGGCATCGACTGGAAGCTGGGCCTGCTGCTGGGCGCCATCGTCGGCTCGACCGACGCGGCGGCGGTGTTCTCGCTGCTCAACAGCAGCGGTGTGCGGCTCAAGGAGCGCGTCGCCAGCGTGCTCGAGATCGAGTCGGGCATCAACGACCCGATGGCGATCTTCCTGACCTTGACGCTGATGGAGTGGATCGCCTCGCCGGCGGGCCTGTCCGCGGGCGGCCTCGCCTGGCGCCTGCTGGTGCAGTTCGGCGTGGGCGGAGCGCTCGGCCTCGGCCTCGGATATTGCCTGGCCAATGTGCTGGAGCGCGTGCAGGTGGCCGAAGGCCTGCAGGCGATCCTGCTGTGCGCCGGCGGCGCCATGGTCTTCGCCATCGTGCAGAGCGCCGGAGGCAGCGGTTTCCTGGCGGTCTACCTGGCCGGCATGCTGGTGGGCAACCGCGAGCGCGCGGTCAGCGCGGACACCATGCGCGCCATGGACGGCATGGCCTGGCTGGCACAGTCGGCCATGTTCCTGCTGCTCGGCCTGCTGGTGGCGCCGCACCGGATCTGGGATGTGGCCCTGCCCGCCGTCGCCGTGGCGGCCTTCCTGATGCTGGTGGCCCGTCCGCTGGCGGTGTTCGCCGCGCTGCTGCCGTTCCGCTTCAGCGCGCGCGAGAAGGGTTTCGTGGCCTGGATGGGACTGCGCGGCGCAGTGCCGATCGTGCTGGCACTGTTCCCGATGCTGCATGGCCTGCCCGACGCCGGGTTGCTGTTCCGCATCGCCTTCGCCGTGGTGCTGGCCAGCCTGCTGTTCCAGGGTACGACGGTGGCGCTGGCGGCGCGGCTGGCACGCGTGCTGCGCCAGCCCTATCCCGAGCCGCTGGCGCGCGCGCGGCTGCACGGCACGCGGGCGCCGGCGCTGGACCTGATGCAGTTCAAGGTAGGGGCGGAGGCGCCGGTAGAGAATGTGCGGGCCGACCAGCTGGAGTTGCCGCCGCGCTGCCGGCTGCTGACGGTGGTGCGGGATGCAGCGCTGGCCGCCCCGGAGCAGACCCTGCTGCGGGCGGGCGACCTGGTCTCGGTCCTGGCACCTGCCGCCAGCGTGCCGATGCTGTCGATGCTGTTCCAGGCGCCCGGGCCGGCGCCCGCCTGGGCCCATGCCTCGCATGACTTCCTGCTGTCAGGCGATGCCTTCCTGCGCGATGTGGCGGCACTCTACGGCAGCCGCGCGCTGACGCCGGCCGAGGCACCACTGACCCTGGGCGCAGCCATGCTGCGCGCCTTCGCCTCGCCACCGGTCGAGGGCGACGCGGTGGAGATTGCCGGCCTGAGGCTGACTGCGGTGCGCATGGAAGGGCCGCGTATCCTGCAGGTCGGCCTGCTGCTGCCGCGCAAGCCCGGTGCGCGGCCGCCGCGGGGCGGCGGCGGGGAGCCTGCGGCGGCCTGA
- a CDS encoding tripartite tricarboxylate transporter TctB family protein, producing the protein MRIRSQKDFASGLMFILVGLGFSWVARGYSMGTAAKMGPGYFPFWLGIVLALLGSLVLTGALSSKSEKDHLARWDLKILLWILGSVVLFGLLLKPLGMVLSVVVLVLVSSMASHEFSWKGAILNAFILVLISMGAFVYGINLQMPVWPAFLAG; encoded by the coding sequence TTGCGCATACGTAGCCAAAAGGACTTTGCCTCCGGCCTGATGTTCATTCTGGTCGGTCTGGGCTTTTCCTGGGTCGCACGCGGCTATTCCATGGGAACCGCCGCCAAGATGGGACCTGGATACTTTCCGTTCTGGCTCGGCATCGTCCTGGCCCTGCTCGGCTCGCTGGTTCTGACCGGCGCGCTGTCGAGCAAGAGCGAGAAAGACCACCTGGCCCGCTGGGACCTGAAGATCCTGCTGTGGATCCTGGGTTCGGTGGTGCTGTTCGGCTTGCTGCTCAAGCCGCTCGGCATGGTGCTGTCGGTGGTGGTGCTGGTGCTGGTGTCGTCGATGGCCAGCCATGAATTCAGCTGGAAGGGCGCGATCCTGAACGCCTTCATCCTGGTGCTGATCAGCATGGGCGCCTTCGTGTACGGCATCAATCTTCAGATGCCGGTGTGGCCGGCATTCCTGGCAGGTTAA